Proteins from one Amycolatopsis benzoatilytica AK 16/65 genomic window:
- a CDS encoding IclR family transcriptional regulator: MAAEPTLIGSVQRALHLLDAVGASERPVPAKVLARTVGLPLPTAYHLLRTLVHEGYLSKLDDGYTLGSQVGELRRRNSLHALLPRIRPVLRALRDEVHGAAYLSLYSDGDIKLVDIADGPTAPSADLWVGVHESAHATAFGKCILSALDADGRRDYLSRHRLADLTPHTITDTRVLEQRLSQSDDVFNDREEYLLGTSCVAATVRAHGLLGAVAISLPSRRLGTAQPQSLRRAAQRVSRALSVITI, from the coding sequence ATGGCGGCTGAACCGACTCTGATCGGGTCTGTCCAACGCGCCCTCCACCTGCTCGACGCGGTCGGCGCGAGCGAACGCCCGGTCCCGGCGAAGGTGCTCGCGCGCACTGTCGGCCTGCCGCTGCCGACGGCGTATCACCTGCTCCGCACCCTCGTCCACGAGGGCTATCTCAGCAAACTCGACGACGGCTACACGCTCGGCAGCCAGGTCGGCGAACTCCGCCGGCGCAACTCGCTCCACGCTCTGCTGCCGCGCATCCGTCCAGTCCTGCGCGCGCTCCGCGACGAGGTCCACGGCGCCGCGTACCTCTCGCTCTATTCCGACGGCGACATCAAGCTTGTCGACATCGCCGACGGCCCGACCGCGCCGTCGGCCGACTTGTGGGTCGGCGTGCACGAATCGGCGCACGCGACGGCGTTCGGCAAGTGCATCCTGTCCGCTCTCGACGCCGACGGGCGGCGCGACTACCTCTCCCGCCACCGGCTCGCCGATCTCACGCCGCACACCATCACCGACACCCGCGTCCTCGAGCAGCGGCTTTCGCAGAGCGACGACGTCTTCAACGACCGCGAGGAATACCTTCTGGGCACGTCGTGCGTGGCCGCCACCGTCCGTGCGCACGGGTTGCTGGGGGCGGTCGCGATTTCGCTCCCGTCGCGGAGGCTGGGCACCGCGCAGCCGCAGTCGTTGCGCCGGGCCGCGCAGCGGGTGTCTCGCGCGCTGAGCGTTATCACCATCTGA
- a CDS encoding ABC transporter permease, which yields MTVAEAAPAPAPVRPVGLGRGYRFELRKLLSQWRIRLLLLACWIAPAVFVAAVSQQSDLPVDTVFGRLMSQTGWAGPLVLLGFAGSYALPLLTSLVAGDVFAAEDRLGTWRHLLVAMRSYQRIFAAKAFASLTVIVLLVAGLAVSSTAGGLLGVGDQPLIGLDGHLLSSGDAALKVALAWISVLAPTLALAGIGLLGSVALGRSPMGLLLPAVVALVMAVAQLLPLPVVVRLALPTYAFISWNGLFTDPAQLGPLLISVAVSLVWAAGATSLAYLLFLRRDFTDLSYDGAGRRVVTSGLVPLVALIGVTTAVVAAATPASGSGIDQAKLQQSLSVEFAHLYRIQAAQLNRPDVTEDQLAATTECAKGGGRVEAEGAGNDWRCVVTWHLPGIAAAGQAIYQLDVTADGRFVADGDGPKEVNGYFQVRTPEGDQPNPLWQFDGNVELLSSTPKG from the coding sequence ATGACCGTCGCCGAGGCCGCCCCGGCACCCGCGCCGGTCCGCCCGGTCGGGCTGGGCCGCGGGTACCGGTTCGAACTGCGGAAGCTGCTGTCCCAGTGGCGGATCCGGTTGCTGCTGCTGGCCTGCTGGATCGCCCCGGCGGTGTTCGTCGCCGCGGTGAGCCAGCAGAGCGACCTGCCGGTGGACACCGTGTTCGGCCGGCTGATGAGCCAGACCGGCTGGGCCGGTCCGCTGGTGCTGCTCGGTTTCGCCGGCAGCTACGCGCTCCCGCTGCTGACCTCGCTGGTCGCCGGCGACGTCTTCGCCGCCGAAGACCGGCTCGGCACCTGGCGGCACCTTCTCGTCGCGATGCGCTCGTACCAGCGGATCTTCGCGGCGAAGGCGTTCGCCAGCCTCACCGTGATCGTGCTGCTGGTGGCCGGGCTCGCCGTGTCCAGCACAGCCGGCGGCCTGCTCGGAGTCGGTGACCAGCCGCTGATCGGCCTCGACGGACACCTGCTGTCCTCCGGCGACGCCGCGCTGAAAGTCGCGCTCGCTTGGATCTCGGTGCTCGCCCCGACCCTCGCGCTGGCCGGCATCGGCCTCCTCGGCTCTGTCGCGTTAGGACGGTCGCCGATGGGCCTGCTGCTGCCCGCGGTGGTGGCGCTGGTGATGGCGGTGGCGCAGCTGCTGCCGCTGCCGGTGGTGGTGCGGCTCGCGCTGCCGACGTATGCGTTCATCTCCTGGAACGGGCTCTTCACCGACCCGGCACAGCTCGGACCCCTGCTGATCAGCGTCGCGGTGAGCCTGGTGTGGGCGGCCGGCGCGACCAGCCTGGCGTATCTGCTGTTCCTGCGGCGCGACTTCACCGACCTCAGCTACGACGGCGCCGGCCGTCGCGTGGTCACCTCGGGCCTGGTCCCGCTGGTGGCGCTGATCGGCGTGACGACGGCGGTCGTCGCGGCCGCCACGCCCGCGTCCGGATCGGGCATCGACCAGGCGAAGCTGCAGCAGTCGCTGTCGGTCGAGTTCGCGCACCTCTACCGGATCCAGGCTGCGCAGCTGAACCGTCCCGACGTCACCGAGGACCAGCTCGCCGCCACCACGGAATGCGCCAAGGGCGGCGGCCGGGTCGAAGCCGAGGGCGCCGGCAACGACTGGCGCTGTGTCGTCACCTGGCATCTCCCTGGCATCGCTGCCGCCGGACAGGCGATCTACCAGCTCGATGTCACCGCAGACGGGCGGTTCGTCGCCGACGGCGACGGGCCGAAGGAAGTGAACGGCTACTTCCAGGTGCGGACCCCGGAAGGGGACCAACCCAACCCGCTTTGGCAGTTCGACGGCAACGTCGAACTGCTCTCCTCGACCCCGAAGGGATGA
- a CDS encoding response regulator has product MSPTPISVIIADDHQVVRAGLATILGAVEGVHVAGTAADGAQAVALAVEQEADVVLMDLHMPGTDGVEATRRLRTERPATAVVVLTTYTDDDSVLAALEAGAIGYLTKNASAADIQRAIEAAASGHAMLDPLAAARLIQASRRDDPGRPGRDAALPGGLTEREGQVLGLIAEGLSNAEIAARLYLSRSTVKTHINQIFAKTGSRDRPQAIVYARQHGIQAEQDPAQRNS; this is encoded by the coding sequence ATGAGCCCCACCCCGATCTCCGTGATCATCGCCGACGACCACCAGGTCGTGCGCGCGGGCCTGGCCACTATCCTCGGCGCCGTCGAGGGGGTGCACGTCGCCGGTACGGCCGCGGACGGCGCGCAGGCCGTCGCTCTGGCGGTAGAGCAGGAGGCCGACGTGGTCTTGATGGACCTGCACATGCCCGGCACGGACGGCGTCGAGGCCACCCGCCGGCTGCGGACCGAACGCCCGGCCACCGCCGTCGTGGTCCTCACCACCTACACCGACGACGACTCGGTCCTCGCCGCACTCGAGGCCGGTGCCATCGGCTACCTGACCAAGAACGCCTCGGCCGCGGACATCCAGCGCGCCATCGAAGCCGCCGCCTCCGGCCACGCCATGCTCGATCCGCTCGCGGCGGCCCGGCTGATCCAGGCAAGCCGCCGCGACGATCCCGGCCGCCCCGGGAGGGACGCCGCCCTCCCCGGCGGCCTGACCGAACGCGAGGGCCAAGTGCTCGGCCTGATCGCGGAGGGACTGTCCAACGCGGAGATCGCCGCCCGGCTGTACCTGAGCCGCTCCACGGTGAAGACCCACATCAACCAGATCTTCGCCAAGACCGGCAGCCGTGACCGCCCGCAGGCCATCGTGTACGCGCGCCAGCACGGGATTCAGGCCGAGCAGGATCCTGCCCAACGGAATAGCTGA
- a CDS encoding sensor histidine kinase: MSITSRFRPAEDHPGIGLSGMIRDPRARVAAMLAGLGVSIWINVVTLPAGAGIVAPVALAVAALAWLVLIVVTRGARVAAAVAVMCAAGAVLAATEANGLIFTGVAASIAAVAFDPAAALVLAMAGPVAYCLATIPHGPFPGRLLATAAVTLAGLVAGASRREIDQRARHRTLVATERQRAEVAQAEADLAGERNRLGRELHDVLAHTLGALSIQLTAIDTLARTDAPREKLVEQIELGHELVSTGLDEARQAVRALRGGSAPLAAQLERLCELHQADLALEGGWQALDADVTLTLYRLVQEALTNAAKHAPASSVSVRVCFGPNDVTVQVANTRPAESPDTSPASRASGGGFGLQGMRERVEQAGGALQAGPAPDGGWRVTARIPCRPGNLGDRSDGSNR; the protein is encoded by the coding sequence ATGAGTATCACCAGCAGGTTCAGGCCGGCCGAGGATCATCCCGGGATCGGGCTGAGCGGGATGATCCGCGACCCGCGGGCGCGGGTCGCGGCCATGCTGGCGGGTCTGGGAGTGTCCATCTGGATCAACGTCGTCACGCTCCCCGCCGGCGCGGGGATCGTGGCACCCGTCGCACTCGCCGTCGCCGCGCTGGCCTGGCTCGTTCTGATCGTCGTCACCCGGGGTGCGCGGGTGGCCGCGGCGGTCGCGGTGATGTGCGCGGCCGGGGCGGTGCTCGCTGCCACCGAAGCCAATGGGCTGATCTTCACCGGCGTCGCGGCGAGCATCGCCGCCGTCGCGTTCGATCCGGCCGCCGCTCTCGTGCTGGCGATGGCCGGTCCCGTCGCCTACTGCCTCGCAACGATCCCGCACGGGCCTTTTCCCGGCCGCCTGCTGGCCACCGCCGCGGTGACCCTTGCCGGGCTGGTGGCTGGTGCCAGCCGGCGCGAGATCGACCAGCGTGCCCGGCACCGTACACTGGTCGCGACCGAGCGGCAGCGTGCCGAGGTCGCCCAGGCCGAGGCGGACCTGGCCGGGGAGCGCAACCGTCTCGGCCGCGAGCTGCACGACGTGCTCGCGCACACCCTCGGCGCCCTTTCGATCCAGCTCACCGCGATCGACACCCTCGCCCGCACCGACGCGCCGCGCGAGAAACTTGTCGAGCAGATCGAGCTGGGCCACGAGCTGGTCAGCACCGGCTTGGACGAGGCACGCCAAGCCGTCCGCGCGCTGCGCGGAGGGAGCGCGCCGCTGGCCGCGCAGCTCGAACGGCTCTGCGAACTCCATCAGGCAGATCTCGCGCTGGAGGGCGGCTGGCAAGCGCTCGATGCCGACGTCACGCTCACGCTCTACCGGCTCGTGCAGGAAGCCCTGACCAACGCCGCTAAACATGCCCCGGCCTCGAGCGTGAGCGTGCGGGTCTGCTTCGGGCCGAACGACGTGACCGTGCAGGTCGCCAACACCAGACCTGCCGAAAGCCCGGACACATCACCGGCATCGCGCGCGAGCGGCGGCGGATTCGGGCTCCAGGGCATGCGGGAACGCGTCGAGCAGGCCGGCGGCGCTCTCCAGGCCGGCCCCGCACCTGACGGCGGATGGCGAGTCACCGCACGCATCCCTTGCCGACCAGGCAATCTGGGTGATCGCAGCGACGGGAGCAACCGATGA
- a CDS encoding ABC transporter ATP-binding protein: protein MNASDAVRARAITKCFGDVVALDGVDLDVAYGEIHGLVGPNGAGKTTLLGLLLGLAVADEGELEILGRPVGRALATPDGIAGFVDGPGLYPSLTARQNLAALASLRGERVDIDDILAQVGLADVADDRVRGFSLGMRQRLGLAAALLAKPKLLVLDEPSNGLDPAGKKHVHGVLGRLADEGTAVVLSSHRMDDLEALCSEVTILSAGQVVFTGPVTKLQSEDRRLAYRLATSDQAAARRIAGDVPKLRIDDKQTPRGQADVLVISGLTPALDALVARLVGEGIGIRELAPVVSPLEAAFLELTEQEGKR from the coding sequence ATGAACGCAAGCGACGCGGTGCGAGCCCGCGCGATCACCAAGTGTTTCGGCGACGTGGTCGCACTCGACGGCGTCGACCTGGATGTCGCCTACGGCGAGATCCACGGTTTGGTCGGCCCGAACGGAGCGGGCAAGACGACACTGCTCGGATTGCTGCTCGGCCTGGCCGTCGCGGACGAGGGCGAACTGGAGATCCTCGGCCGCCCGGTCGGCCGGGCGCTGGCGACCCCCGACGGCATCGCCGGCTTCGTCGACGGGCCGGGGCTCTACCCGTCGCTCACCGCCCGGCAGAACCTGGCCGCGCTGGCCTCGTTGCGCGGCGAGCGGGTCGACATCGATGACATCCTCGCCCAGGTCGGGCTCGCCGACGTGGCCGACGACCGGGTGCGCGGCTTCTCGCTCGGGATGCGCCAGCGGCTCGGGCTCGCCGCCGCGCTGCTGGCCAAACCGAAGCTGCTGGTGCTGGACGAACCGTCGAACGGCCTCGACCCGGCCGGCAAGAAACACGTGCACGGCGTGCTCGGCCGGCTCGCCGACGAGGGCACCGCGGTCGTGCTCTCCAGCCACCGGATGGACGACCTGGAAGCGCTCTGCTCGGAGGTCACCATCCTGTCCGCCGGCCAGGTCGTTTTCACCGGCCCGGTGACGAAACTCCAGTCCGAGGACCGCCGCCTGGCCTACCGGCTGGCGACCTCGGACCAGGCAGCCGCCCGCCGGATCGCCGGGGACGTGCCGAAGCTGCGCATCGACGACAAGCAGACCCCGCGCGGCCAGGCGGACGTGCTGGTGATCAGCGGGCTGACGCCCGCGCTGGACGCCCTCGTCGCGCGGCTCGTCGGCGAGGGCATCGGCATCCGGGAACTGGCTCCGGTGGTTTCGCCGCTGGAGGCGGCGTTCCTGGAGCTGACCGAGCAGGAGGGCAAGCGATGA
- a CDS encoding lipase family protein: protein MIRKPVRALIAAAALAISSAVALPGVASADSFYQYDGSAPLSSYAPGTVLKTRTLSYHVFGIPTPVQATQLLYRTSDAQGRATANVTSVVRNPVNPNGKAISYQSAYDSLNPADSPSRAIAGDVRLGGVLPNAESLLIAPALALGYSVVIPDTEGPTADFAAGPEYGQTTLDSLRAATHAPGTGMNGTTKVGLLGYSGGAIATGWASALAASYAPDVAKNLVGFAEGGVLVDPAHNLQYVGGSPVWSGVIPMALIGVSRSYGIDLKPYASEYGLKVLAETENASIVDALGHYPGLTWQKLVKPEYADPDSVPPFVDAVNKVNIGSAPTPSVPGFIAQANNGALEGTVSNVAGIGSGDGVMVAGDVRALAKQYCATGNTSIQYTQYDLLSHSSAVPAWAPAALAWLNDRFAGKAAPSSCGQIAPGNSLAPEQHTGA, encoded by the coding sequence ATGATCCGGAAACCCGTCCGCGCGCTGATCGCCGCCGCCGCTCTCGCGATCTCGTCCGCCGTCGCGCTGCCCGGCGTGGCCTCGGCCGATTCCTTCTACCAGTACGACGGCAGCGCGCCGCTCTCGTCCTACGCCCCGGGCACCGTCCTCAAGACGCGGACGCTGAGCTACCACGTCTTCGGCATTCCCACTCCGGTGCAAGCCACCCAGCTGCTCTACCGGACCTCCGACGCGCAGGGCCGGGCCACCGCCAACGTCACCTCGGTCGTGCGGAACCCGGTGAACCCCAACGGAAAAGCCATCTCCTACCAGTCCGCGTACGATTCGCTGAACCCGGCCGACTCGCCGTCTCGCGCGATCGCCGGGGACGTGCGGCTCGGCGGCGTGCTGCCGAACGCCGAGTCGCTGCTCATCGCGCCGGCGCTCGCGCTCGGCTACAGCGTCGTCATCCCGGACACCGAAGGCCCGACCGCCGATTTCGCCGCCGGCCCGGAGTACGGACAGACCACCCTGGACTCCCTCCGCGCCGCGACACACGCGCCCGGCACCGGAATGAACGGGACCACCAAGGTCGGTTTGCTCGGCTACTCCGGCGGGGCGATCGCGACCGGCTGGGCGTCCGCGCTCGCCGCGAGCTACGCGCCGGACGTGGCGAAGAACCTCGTCGGCTTCGCCGAGGGCGGCGTGCTGGTCGACCCGGCGCACAACCTCCAGTACGTCGGCGGCAGCCCGGTCTGGTCCGGGGTCATCCCGATGGCGCTGATCGGCGTTTCGCGCAGCTACGGCATTGACTTGAAGCCGTACGCCAGCGAGTACGGGCTGAAGGTGCTCGCCGAGACCGAAAACGCCTCGATCGTCGACGCGCTCGGCCACTACCCAGGGCTGACCTGGCAGAAGCTGGTCAAACCGGAGTACGCCGACCCGGATTCGGTGCCGCCGTTCGTGGACGCGGTGAACAAGGTGAACATCGGCTCCGCACCGACCCCGTCGGTCCCCGGGTTCATCGCGCAGGCCAACAACGGCGCGCTGGAAGGGACCGTCAGCAACGTGGCGGGCATCGGCTCCGGCGACGGCGTGATGGTCGCCGGGGACGTCCGCGCGCTGGCGAAGCAGTACTGCGCCACCGGGAACACCTCGATCCAGTACACGCAGTACGACCTGCTCAGCCACTCGAGCGCGGTCCCGGCATGGGCGCCGGCAGCGCTGGCCTGGCTGAACGACCGGTTCGCTGGGAAGGCCGCGCCGTCGAGCTGCGGGCAGATCGCGCCGGGCAACTCGCTGGCGCCGGAGCAGCACACCGGCGCGTAA
- a CDS encoding fumarylacetoacetate hydrolase family protein, producing the protein MHPSSSRTPPERPGKVIALHLNYPSRAEQRGRTPAKPSYFLKPATSISSSGTPIERPAGTELLAFEGEIALIIGKRARRVTPGDGWSHVSGVTAANDFGVYDLRYADGGSNLRSKGGDGFTPLGPDVLPAAGIDPKNLRLRTWVNGELAQDDTTKDLIFDFGTLVADLSQLITLEPGDVILTGTPAGSTVVQPGDVVEVEVGHDDQTTGRLVTPVAEGATPLPEYTAQPKTDDNQREQAYGTRESAGLPPAFALTDELKAKLASVGTATLSAQLRKRGYNAVSIDGLRSTRPDAKLIGRARTLRYVPFREDLFKSHGGGYNAQKRAIDSLHPGDVLVMEARGEKGTGTVGDILALRAQVRGAAGIVTDGGVRDLNAVAALDIPTYHAGPHPAVLGRRHVPWDTDVTVACGGATVQPGDVIVGDADGVLVIPPHLVETIADAAVEQERQETFIAEQVAAGESVDGLYPMNDHWKARYAQWHR; encoded by the coding sequence ATGCACCCCTCGTCCAGCCGCACCCCGCCGGAACGCCCGGGCAAGGTCATCGCGCTTCATCTCAACTACCCCTCCCGCGCCGAACAACGTGGCCGCACCCCCGCAAAACCCTCGTACTTCCTCAAACCGGCCACCTCGATCAGCTCGTCCGGCACCCCGATCGAGCGTCCGGCCGGCACCGAACTGCTCGCCTTCGAAGGCGAGATCGCCCTGATCATCGGCAAGCGGGCACGGCGCGTCACCCCGGGCGACGGCTGGTCCCACGTCTCCGGCGTCACCGCTGCCAACGACTTCGGCGTATATGATCTGCGGTACGCCGACGGCGGCTCGAACCTCCGTTCCAAGGGCGGCGACGGCTTCACTCCGCTCGGCCCGGACGTTCTCCCCGCCGCCGGCATCGACCCGAAGAACCTCCGGCTCCGCACCTGGGTCAACGGCGAGCTCGCCCAGGACGACACGACGAAGGACCTCATCTTCGACTTCGGCACCCTGGTCGCCGACCTCTCCCAGCTCATCACCCTCGAACCGGGCGATGTCATCCTCACCGGCACCCCGGCCGGCTCCACCGTCGTGCAGCCCGGCGACGTCGTCGAAGTCGAAGTCGGCCACGACGACCAGACGACCGGCCGGCTGGTCACCCCGGTCGCCGAGGGCGCCACGCCGCTGCCGGAATACACCGCCCAGCCGAAAACCGACGACAACCAACGCGAACAGGCTTACGGCACCAGGGAATCCGCTGGTCTCCCGCCGGCTTTCGCCCTCACCGACGAGCTCAAAGCCAAGCTCGCCAGCGTAGGCACCGCCACCCTCTCCGCCCAGCTCCGCAAGAGGGGCTACAACGCCGTCTCCATCGACGGCCTGCGCTCCACTCGCCCGGACGCCAAACTCATCGGCCGCGCGAGGACGCTCCGCTACGTCCCCTTCCGCGAAGACCTCTTCAAGTCCCACGGCGGCGGCTACAACGCCCAGAAACGCGCGATCGACTCCCTCCACCCCGGCGACGTCCTCGTGATGGAAGCCCGAGGAGAAAAGGGAACCGGCACGGTCGGCGACATCCTCGCGCTGCGCGCCCAGGTCCGCGGTGCGGCCGGGATCGTCACCGACGGCGGCGTCCGCGACCTCAATGCCGTGGCGGCGCTGGACATTCCGACCTACCACGCCGGCCCGCACCCGGCCGTCCTCGGCCGCCGCCACGTTCCCTGGGACACCGACGTCACTGTCGCTTGCGGCGGCGCGACCGTCCAGCCGGGAGACGTGATCGTCGGTGATGCCGACGGCGTCCTGGTCATTCCGCCGCACCTGGTCGAGACCATCGCCGACGCGGCCGTCGAGCAGGAACGCCAGGAAACGTTCATCGCCGAGCAGGTCGCGGCAGGGGAAAGCGTCGACGGCTTGTACCCGATGAACGACCACTGGAAAGCCAGGTACGCGCAGTGGCACCGGTAA
- a CDS encoding bifunctional YncE family protein/alkaline phosphatase family protein produces MQVTRRRRRAGESKGLLRSRRLRYGTAGATAVALVAAGSGIGLASTQQFGNDQVGSDGKYGLTISSDQYLKPIGDRLVVPNGKIMASEVSPDGSHLAALTTDGGIALTIVDLKSWKVQQLVGKNKLADLQIPGNDVGQEGPSYSPDGKTLWLGQTDGYRKFDVQPDGSVANPTWVAIPADGSKHALASGAVFSADGSTVYSAVNGQNRVVAIDAASGQIKQSWTVGNAPRALVRIGNRIYVGNEGGRAAKPGETTINSYGTDIVANPKTGAATTGTVSVIDLANPAAAVKSIDVGLHPTALRAKNDTLFVANTGSDSVSVIDAKRDAVVQTIATQPWPEATVGYEPTDIALTDDGHLLVTLGRANAVAVYRYWFPQAPAAFIGLLPTDYFPSGISAKGNNILVANTRGIDARRPTTAAGHGTHDTTSSLQRFPLPSDWQTWSATSQVFRQNGWTPGSVQQAKGNRPVAPVPVPQRLGDPSTIKHVFLLVKENRTYDQLYGDIKTGNGNAALAQFGQAVTPNQHALAQQFGLYDNTYDIGTNSAEGHNWLMQSDNPEYTESSAGEYTRSYDTEDDALGHQRSGFIWSGAQAAGKSVRDFGEFHQFLDKPAAASWQNTYCDAKNMAATGEPSAYPMVSSSPIPSLNSVSVPGYPKFDTAVPDQYRYEIWKKDFEKNGPANLNMLWLSSDHTGGPPSPAAQVADNDLAVGKIVDTISHSPYWKDSAVFVVEDDSQAGLDHVDGHRAPIQVISPYAQRGKTDSRYYSQITMIRTIEQILGIHPMNQKDSAATPMSTAFTAKPDYAPFTAVPNQTSLTAGLKTLPSCGPDVVPTASTAAASAAVPASQQQVAKQWEQWQSQQKLSGPNATADYANPAQMDHFTWYQVHGWTQPYPGEDKIFAPDQVPGAYLPSAESDG; encoded by the coding sequence ATGCAAGTAACGCGCCGACGCAGGCGGGCAGGGGAGTCCAAGGGGCTCCTCAGGTCCCGCCGGCTGCGTTATGGCACCGCGGGGGCGACCGCGGTCGCTCTCGTGGCCGCCGGTTCGGGCATCGGCCTCGCCTCCACCCAGCAGTTCGGCAACGACCAGGTCGGTTCGGACGGCAAGTACGGCCTGACGATCTCCAGCGACCAGTACCTCAAGCCGATCGGCGACCGCCTGGTCGTCCCGAACGGCAAGATCATGGCTTCGGAAGTCAGCCCGGACGGCAGCCACCTGGCCGCGCTGACCACCGACGGGGGCATCGCGCTGACCATCGTCGACCTGAAGAGCTGGAAGGTGCAGCAGCTGGTCGGCAAGAACAAGCTGGCCGACCTGCAGATCCCGGGCAACGACGTCGGACAGGAAGGCCCGTCGTACTCGCCGGACGGCAAGACGCTGTGGCTCGGCCAGACCGACGGCTACCGCAAGTTCGACGTGCAGCCCGACGGCAGCGTCGCGAACCCGACCTGGGTCGCCATCCCGGCCGACGGCAGCAAGCACGCGCTCGCCTCCGGCGCGGTCTTCTCCGCCGACGGGTCCACTGTGTACTCCGCGGTGAACGGCCAGAACCGGGTCGTCGCGATCGATGCGGCCAGCGGCCAGATCAAGCAGAGCTGGACGGTCGGCAACGCGCCGCGCGCCCTGGTGCGCATCGGCAACCGGATCTACGTCGGCAACGAGGGCGGCCGCGCCGCCAAGCCGGGCGAGACGACGATCAACTCCTACGGGACTGACATCGTCGCGAACCCGAAGACCGGCGCCGCCACCACCGGCACGGTCAGCGTGATCGACCTGGCGAACCCGGCCGCCGCGGTCAAGAGCATCGACGTCGGCCTGCACCCGACCGCGCTGCGTGCCAAGAACGACACCCTCTTCGTGGCGAACACCGGCAGCGACAGCGTTTCGGTGATCGACGCCAAGCGCGACGCCGTAGTCCAGACCATCGCGACGCAGCCGTGGCCGGAGGCCACCGTCGGCTACGAGCCGACCGACATCGCGCTCACCGACGACGGCCACCTGCTGGTGACGCTCGGCCGGGCGAACGCGGTCGCGGTCTACCGCTACTGGTTCCCGCAGGCCCCGGCCGCCTTCATCGGGCTGCTGCCGACGGACTACTTCCCGTCCGGCATCTCGGCCAAGGGCAACAACATCCTGGTCGCGAACACCCGCGGCATCGACGCCCGCCGCCCGACCACCGCGGCCGGGCACGGGACGCACGACACCACCTCCAGCCTGCAGCGCTTCCCTTTGCCCAGCGACTGGCAGACCTGGTCCGCCACGTCGCAGGTGTTCAGGCAGAACGGCTGGACCCCGGGTTCGGTGCAGCAGGCGAAGGGCAATCGCCCGGTGGCGCCGGTCCCGGTCCCGCAGCGGCTCGGCGACCCGTCGACGATCAAGCACGTGTTCCTGCTGGTCAAGGAGAACCGGACGTACGACCAGCTCTACGGGGACATCAAGACCGGCAACGGCAACGCCGCGCTGGCCCAGTTCGGCCAGGCCGTCACGCCGAACCAGCACGCGCTGGCGCAGCAGTTCGGCCTGTACGACAACACCTACGACATCGGCACGAACTCCGCCGAGGGCCACAACTGGCTCATGCAGTCGGACAACCCGGAGTACACCGAATCGTCGGCGGGCGAGTACACCCGCAGCTACGACACCGAGGACGACGCGCTGGGCCACCAGCGCAGCGGCTTCATCTGGAGCGGGGCACAGGCGGCCGGCAAGTCGGTCCGCGACTTCGGGGAGTTCCACCAGTTCCTGGACAAGCCGGCCGCGGCCAGCTGGCAGAACACCTACTGCGACGCGAAGAACATGGCCGCCACCGGCGAGCCGAGCGCCTACCCGATGGTCTCCTCGTCGCCGATCCCGTCGCTGAACAGCGTTTCGGTGCCTGGCTACCCGAAGTTCGACACCGCGGTCCCGGACCAGTACCGGTACGAGATCTGGAAGAAGGACTTCGAGAAGAACGGCCCGGCCAACCTGAACATGCTGTGGCTGTCGAGCGACCACACCGGCGGGCCGCCGAGCCCGGCCGCGCAGGTCGCCGACAACGACCTCGCGGTGGGCAAGATCGTCGACACGATCTCGCACAGCCCGTACTGGAAGGACTCGGCCGTCTTCGTGGTCGAGGACGACTCCCAGGCCGGACTCGACCACGTCGACGGCCACCGGGCGCCGATCCAGGTCATCAGCCCGTACGCGCAGCGCGGCAAGACCGACAGCCGGTACTACTCGCAGATCACCATGATCCGCACCATCGAGCAGATCCTCGGGATCCACCCGATGAACCAGAAGGACAGCGCGGCCACCCCGATGTCGACCGCCTTCACCGCGAAGCCGGACTACGCACCGTTCACCGCGGTGCCGAACCAGACGTCGCTGACCGCGGGCCTCAAGACCCTGCCGTCGTGCGGTCCGGACGTGGTCCCGACCGCGTCCACGGCCGCGGCGTCGGCGGCGGTGCCCGCGAGCCAGCAGCAGGTGGCGAAGCAGTGGGAGCAGTGGCAGTCCCAGCAGAAGCTGAGCGGCCCGAACGCCACCGCGGACTACGCCAACCCGGCGCAGATGGACCACTTCACGTGGTACCAGGTGCACGGGTGGACCCAGCCGTACCCGGGCGAGGACAAGATCTTCGCCCCGGACCAGGTCCCGGGGGCGTACCTCCCGTCGGCCGAATCGGACGGCTGA